The following are encoded in a window of Oncorhynchus mykiss isolate Arlee chromosome Y, USDA_OmykA_1.1, whole genome shotgun sequence genomic DNA:
- the LOC100136033 gene encoding cytokine receptor common gamma chain precursor has protein sequence MKMVGSWLFLLISLQGYEAPSTPNVNCLIINLDYVNCIWSEQSIPEVNFTFFSSRFIKDNMEECTTYLQEESYAVGCRLSYDKSDRFRTLKTKLVHQNMSYVQDHNLKSMVKLYPPVNLSVEMNKDPELNLYWNNSKNTFCIESEVRYRINSDKWKTSTPSKEQKYAVAFPLKSSRYEFQVRARVNDMCGESEFWSEWSQPIQWDSMKGNNITDISGSSMSVWKPVLSLVGTMTLFILACMLVYRERERLRFILIPIVPNPGKNLDENVEAWRQISKDICFQSNFTELACPVREYSLVPQTGSVSESESNFSILTDQSDCLSTCSSSASTFPVTSENEQAGNE, from the exons ATGAAGATGGTTGGAAGCTGGTtgtttctcctcatctctctccaagGATATGAGGCTCCCTCCACCCCCA ATGTAAACTGCCTGATCATTAATCTGGATTATGTCAACTGCATCTGGAGTGAACAGAGCATCCCAGAGGTCAACTTCACATTTTTCAGCAGCAG GTTCATCAAAGATAATATGGAGGAGTGCACAACATATCTCCAGGAGGAGAGTTATGCTGTGGGATGTAGACTGTCCTATGACAAGTCTGACAGGTTTAGAACACTGAAAACCAAGCTGGTCCATCAGAACATGAGTTATGTGCAGGACCATAACCTGAAAAGCATGG TGAAGCTTTACCCTCCTGTCAACCTGTCAGTTGAGATGAACAAAGACCCAGAGCTGAATCTGTACTGGAACAACAGCAAGAACACCTTCTGCATTGAGAGTGAAGTTCGCTACAGAATAAACAGCGACAAGTGGAAG ACATCTACTCCAAGCAAGGAACAGAAGTATGCTGTGGCTTTCCCGTTAAAGAGCAGTCGGTATGAGTTTCAAGTGAGAGCACGAGTAAACGACATGTGTGGCGAGTCCGAGTTCTGGAGTGAATGGAGTCAGCCTATTCAATGGGATTCCATGAAGGGAAATAACATCACAG ACATATCTGGCAGCTCAATGTCTGTGTGGAAGCCAGTATTGTCATTAGTGGGTACCATGACACTCTTCATATTGGCCTGCATGCTGGTCTACAGGGAAAG AGAACGACTGAGATTCATCCTCATTCCCATTGTGCCTAATCCAGGAAAGAACCTAGATGAGAATGTAGAG GCCTGGCGTCAAATCTCCAAGGACATTTGCTTCCAGTCTAACTTCACTGAGCTTGCCTGTCCTGTTCGTGAGTACAGTCTGGTTCCACAAACTGGCAGCGTCAGTGaatctgagagcaacttctccatCCTAACAGACCAGTCAGATTGCCTGTCCACATGCTCCTCCTCAGCTTCCACTTTTCCTGTCACAAGTGAAAATGAACAAGCTGGTAATGAATGA